One genomic region from Cucumis melo cultivar AY chromosome 9, USDA_Cmelo_AY_1.0, whole genome shotgun sequence encodes:
- the LOC103498569 gene encoding ascus wall endo-1,3(4)-beta-glucanase-like encodes MFKKIERELRRAFKGKRHSPPLRLPPPPPPPPPPPQTPESQPPEPSQKPSEPTPFLFPSTQSTVLPDPSVFFSPELLSAPLPSNSFFQNFTLNNGDQPEYIHPYLIKSSLSSISVSYPSILSTCASECQIFTPDLTISPSEKINPLPQKSHVISSFNDLSVTLDIPSSNLRFYLVRGSPFLTFTVSKGVAFSISTIHEVISFSFNNALTKYTIKLKNNQTWLIYSSFPINLTHNLSMITSGGFAGIIRIAALPNSDLECERILDRFSSCYPVLGEAQFTKPFCLEYKWETKGWGDLLMLAHPLHLRLLRGSDDNVIILDKFKYKSIDGELVGVVGSSWALKPEPISVSWHSIRGVEEESFAEIISALRKDVEALNSTSMILTTKSPYSYGKLIARAARLAVIAEEVRSLEVVPEIRKFLIGAIEPWLNGTFEGNGFLYDEKWGGIVTKEGAFDHSADFGFGIYNNHHHHLGYFLYAIAVLVKIDPAWGRKYSPQVYSLMADIMNLSRRANSKFPKLRCFDPYKLHSWGTGLAEFTDGRSQESVSEAVNAYYSAALVGLAYGDAHLVSIGSMLAALEIKAGQMWWQIREGETTLYKEEFVKENRVVGVLWSNKRDSGLWFAPSEWKECRLGIQVLPILPITELLLSDVGFVRELVNWALPSLGREGVGEGWKGFVHALESIYDKDGSLQKIRNLKEFDDGNSLTNLLWWVHSRGKEEENISNSKIHLV; translated from the coding sequence ATGTTCAAGAAGATTGAAAGAGAACTCAGGCGGGCATTTAAAGGGAAACGTCACTCCCCTCCACTGCGTCTTCCACCACCACCTCCTCCTCCTCCACCTCCACCACAGACCCCCGAGTCACAGCCACCAGAACCTTCTCAAAAACCATCAGAGCCCACTCCATTCCTATTTCCTTCAACTCAATCCACAGTGCTCCCCGATCCTTCAGTTTTCTTTTCCCCTGAACTCCTCTCAGCCCCTCTCCCTTCAAACAGTTTCTTCCAGAACTTCACTCTCAATAATGGCGACCAACCTGAGTACATCCATCCCTATTTGATCAAATCCTCACTCTCCTCCATCTCTGTTTCCTACCCATCAATCTTATCCACCTGTGCTTCAGAATGCCAAATTTTCACCCCTGACCTCACCATCTCTCCCTCTGAAAAAATAAACCCACTTCCCCAGAAATCTCACGTGATCTCCTCATTTAATGATTTGAGTGTCACTTTAGATATTCCTTCCTCCAACCTCCGTTTCTATCTCGTCCGAGGAAGCCCATTTCTCACTTTCACAGTTTCCAAAGGCGTTGCCTTTTCAATCTCCACCATTCATGAAGTTATCTCCTTTTCCTTCAATAATGCACTCACCAAATAcacaataaaattaaaaaacaatcaAACATGGCTTATTTACTCCTCATTTCCCATCAATTTGACACATAATCTTTCTATGATTACTTCTGGGGGATTTGCAGGAATCATTAGGATTGCAGCATTGCCAAATTCCGACCTGGAGTGTGAACGGATACTTGACCGGTTTAGTTCGTGTTACCCAGTCTTGGGTGAGGCACAGTTTACGAAGCCATTTTGTTTGGAATATAAATGGGAGACGAAAGGATGGGGGGATTTGCTCATGCTTGCACACCCTCTGCATCTTCGTCTCCTACGAGGCAGTGATgataatgtaattattttagATAAGTTCAAGTATAAAAGTATAGATGGTGAGCTTGTGGGTGTGGTGGGAAGTTCATGGGCTTTGAAACCAGAACCAATTTCAGTAAGCTGGCATTCAATTAGGGGCGTAGAGGAAGAATCCTTTGCTGAAATTATTTCTGCACTCCGTAAAGATGTTGAAGCTCTAAATTCAACATCTATGATATTGACAACAAAGTCTCCTTATTCTTATGGCAAATTGATAGCAAGAGCAGCAAGGTTGGCAGTGATTGCTGAGGAAGTGAGATCTCTTGAAGTGGTTCCAGAAATAAGAAAATTTCTAATAGGCGCAATTGAGCCTTGGTTAAATGGGACATTTGAGGGGAATGGTTTTTTATACGATGAAAAGTGGGGTGGAATTGTAACCAAAGAAGGGGCCTTCGATCATAGTGCAGACTTTGGATTTGGAATTTATAATAATCACCATCATCATCTGGGCTACTTTCTTTATGCCATTGCTGTGCTGGTGAAAATAGACCCCGCTTGGGGGAGAAAGTATAGTCCTCAAGTCTATTCTCTCATGGCAGACATCATGAACTTGAGCAGGAGAGCCAATTCAAAGTTTCCAAAGTTGAGATGCTTCGATCCATATAAACTGCATTCTTGGGGAACAGGATTGGCCGAATTCACAGATGGGCGGAGTCAAGAGAGCGTCAGTGAAGCAGTGAATGCTTACTATTCTGCAGCTTTGGTGGGGTTAGCTTATGGAGACGCCCATCTTGTATCCATTGGCTCTATGCTGGCAGCATTGGAGATTAAAGCAGGTCAGATGTGGTGGCAAATAAGAGAAGGAGAAACAACTTTGTACAAGGAAGAATTTGTTAAGGAAAACAGGGTGGTGGGAGTATTGTGGTCTAACAAAAGGGACAGTGGATTATGGTTTGCTCCTAGTGAATGGAAAGAGTGTAGGCTTGGTATTCAAGTGTTACCCATATTGCCAATCACTGAGCTGTTGCTCTCGGATGTTGGGTTCGTAAGGGAGCTTGTGAATTGGGCATTGCCTTCTCTGGGAAGAGAAGGTGTTGGGGAAGGATGGAAAGGCTTTGTTCATGCTCTGGAAAGTATTTATGACAAAGATGGTTCTTTGCAGAAGATTAGGAACTTGAAAGAATTTGATGATGGAAACTCACTTACCAACCTGTTATGGTGGGTTCACAGTAgaggcaaagaagaagaaaatatcaGTAACAGTAAAATACATCTAGTTTAG
- the LOC103498567 gene encoding probable endo-1,3(4)-beta-glucanase ARB_01444, translating to MQPNKMLKKLKGNFKKFKTLINKTFNYSSSSSSSSSKRYKFSSSPSPPPLSPPPPEMSSPSQPFWQSPPPVAALFPQTQSTVLPDPSNFFAPHLLSSPLPTNSFFQNFTVKNGDQPEYIHPYLIKSSLSTVSISYPSMFSNSAFGFQVFNADWTVSENPSSVSQKPHIISSFSDLSLTLDIPSGNLRFFLVRGSPFMTFEVFNNTQISISTIHAILSFSSNSSLTKFTVTLNNNQTWLIYASSPINLTHSLSQITSGGFCGIVRIAVLPNPHCETILDRFSSCYPVSGEVNFRNPFSLEYKWEKKGWGNLLMLAHPLHLRLLAGDGSGAVVLDNFKYKSIDGDLVGVVGGSWVLKPDPVYVTWHSINGVGEEFHSEIISALVKDVEGLKSSPITTTASYFYGKSIARAARLALIAEEVNYLQVIPEVRKFLKGAIEPWLLGTFNGNGFLYDGKWGGLVTQQGSHDSGGDFGFGVYNDHHYHIGYFLYAIAVLVKIDPAWGRKFKPHAYSLMADFMNLSRRSNSMFPRLRCFDLYKLHSWASGLTEFADGRNQESTSEAVNGYYSAALLGLAYGDTHLASIGSTLTALEIKAAQTWWQIKEGDNLYEEDFARENKVVGVLWSNKRDSGLWFAPPDWRECRLGIQVLPLLPITEILFSDADFVKELVDWTLPSLGREGVGEGWKGFAYALQGIYDKDGALEKIRNLTGFDDGNSLSNLLWWIHSRGGGDEVEGCGGGWKHWWFSH from the coding sequence ATGCAAcccaacaaaatgttgaagaAGCTCAAaggaaatttcaaaaaattcaaaaccttAATCAATAAGACCTTCAActactcttcttcttcttcttcatcatcatctaaACGCTATAAATTCTCTTCTTCACCATCTCCTCCTCCGTTATCACCTCCACCGCCGGAAATGTCGTCACCCTCGCAACCTTTCTGGCAATCACCGCCACCCGTCGCCGCCCTCTTCCCTCAAACGCAATCCACCGTTCTTCCCGACCCTTCAAATTTCTTCGCCCCTCACCTTCTTTCCTCTCCTCTTCCCACAAATTCCTTCTTCCAGAACTTCACCGTAAAAAATGGCGATCAGCCGGAATATATTCATCCATATCTAATCAAATCCTCCCTCTCCACTGTATCAATTTCATACCCTTCGATGTTCTCAAACTCCGCTTTCGGTTTTCAGGTTTTTAATGCCGATTGGACTGTCTCTGAAAATCCTTCCTCTGTTTCGCAAAAACCTCATATAATCTCTTCGTTTAGTGATCTTAGTCTAACTCTTGATATTCCTTCTGGTAATCTCCGATTCTTCCTCGTTCGAGGAAGTCCATTTATGACGTTCGAGGTTTTCAATAATACCCAAATTTCAATCTCCACCATTCACGCTATTCTATCGTTTTCGTCCAATAGTTCGTTGACGAAATTCACTGTCACTCTTAACAACAATCAGACATGGCTGATTTATGCATCGTCGCCGATTAATTTGACGCACAGTCTCTCGCAGATTACTTCCGGTGGATTTTGCGGCATCGTCCGAATCGCGGTTTTGCCGAACCCACATTGCGAAACGATCCTTGATCGGTTTTCTTCTTGTTACCCTGTTTCAGGTGAGGTGAATTTCAGAAACCCTTTTAGTTTGGAGTATAAATGGGAGAAGAAGGGGTGGGGTAATTTATTAATGCTCGCACATCCTCTTCATCTCCGTTTACTTGCCGGTGATGGTTCCGGCGCTGTTGTTCTTGATAATTTCAAGTACAAGAGTATCGACGGCGACCTCGTCGGCGTCGTCGGTGGCTCGTGGGTTTTGAAACCTGACCCTGTTTATGTAACTTGGCATTCAATCAATGGCGTTGGAGAGGAATTTCACAGTGAAATTATCTCTGCGCTTGTGAAAGATGTTGAGGGCTTGAAATCTTCACCCATTACAACAACAGCGTCTTATTTCTATGGAAAATCGATTGCTAGAGCTGCAAGGCTCGCATTGATTGCTGAGGAGGTGAATTATCTGCAGGTGATTCCTGAAGTGAGGAAGTTCTTGAAAGGAGCTATTGAGCCATGGCTGCTTGGGACTTTTAATGGTAATGGGTTTCTTTATGATGGGAAATGGGGTGGTCTTGTAACTCAACAAGGGTCTCATGATTCTGGTGGCGATTTTGGATTTGGAGTTTATAATGATCACCATTACCATATTGGTTATTTTCTTTATGCCATTGCTGTTCTGGTGAAGATCGATCCAGCTTGGGGAAGAAAGTTTAAGCCTCATGCTTACTCTTTGATGGCGGATTTCATGAATTTGAGTAGGAGATCTAACTCGATGTTCCCACGTTTGAGATGTTTCGATTTGTATAAACTACATTCATGGGCTTCGGGGTTAACCGAGTTTGCAGACGGTCGAAATCAGGAGAGTACAAGTGAGGCTGTGAATGGTTATTACTCAGCAGCTTTGTTGGGTTTGGCTTATGGAGATACTCATCTTGCTTCCATTGGATCAACACTAACAGCTTTGGAGATCAAGGCTGCTCAAACATGGTGGCAAATCAAGGAAGGGGATAATCTTTATGAAGAAGATTTTGCAAGAGAAAATAAGGTTGTTGGAGTTTTGTGGTCTAACAAAAGAGATAGTGGTTTGTGGTTTGCTCCTCCTGATTGGAGAGAATGTAGGCTTGGGATTCAGGTGCTGCCATTACTACCCATCACTGAGATTTTGTTCTCTGATGCTGACTTTGTTAAGGAGCTTGTGGATTGGACGTTGCCTTCTTTGGGAAGGGAAGGAGTTGGGGAAGGATGGAAGGGATTTGCTTATGCTTTGCAGGGCATTTACGATAAAGATGGGGCGTTGGAGAAGATTAGAAACTTGACAGGGTTTGACGATGGGAACTCGCTCTCTAATCTGTTGTGGTGGATTCATAGTAGAGGAGGAGGAGATGAAGTTGAAGGCTGTGGTGGTGGATGGAAACATTGGTGGTTTAGCCATTAA
- the LOC103498566 gene encoding proline-rich receptor-like protein kinase PERK8, giving the protein MASPSPSISPPENPSDSSFFSPPSPSPPAESATSPSSPTSSVPNQTGEPPSSPSGSSAPPPQSPPAAPDASPTLSPPVTASPTPPTTSPPSPPSGSTPSPPQSSPSPPPPSTPTSPPPPSTSTSPPSPSTTTSPPPPSTTSPSPPPPEGSTPSPPPPEASPSPPDLSPPPPAAAEGGSPPPPSNPSPPSSTPSPPPPDTISPSPPPPTNVPTPPSSTGEPPKVSPPSHKVSPPPPDSQSPPSDNSPPPRSTVPSPPPSVPSSSAPPPFSDPGSPTNSSGGSPVTPPISVTPERPIPPINGTNTTANSSATGKGGFSTGTSVAVGSVVGVLLLSLVIMAMWFVQKRKRRKKSIPYTMASPFSSQNSDSVFLRPHSSVPVLGSRTDSEFKYSPSEGGGVGNSRSFAYDDLHQATNGFSSNNLLGEGGFGCVYKGTLADGRDVAVKQLKVGGGQGEREFRAEVEIISRVHHRHLVSLVGYCISDYQRLLVYDYVPNNTLHYHLHGENMPVLAWGTRVRIAAGAARGIAYLHEDCHPRIIHRDIKSSNILLDINFEAQVADFGLAKLALDSHTHVTTRVMGTFGYMAPEYATSGKLTDKSDVFSFGVVLLELITGRKPVDSSQPLGDESLVEWARPLLAQAIEDENFDELVDPRLDNNYIDREMFRMIEAAAACVRHSAVKRPRMSQVVRALDSLDEMSDLANGVKPGQSGVFDSAEHSAQIRMFQRMAFGSQDYSYGYSDRDRSRSYSQSQSSWSRESREQSPSAPMNRSRQWNI; this is encoded by the exons ATGGCTTCACCTTCTCCAAGTATTTCTCCTCCTGAGAATCCATCagattcttcatttttttcacctccttctccttctcctccGGCGGAATCTGCAACCTCTCCCTCATCTCCAACATCCTCTGTGCCTAATCAGACGGGTGAACCTCCTTCATCGCCTTCTGGTTCTTCAGCTCCACCTCCTCAATCACCCCCAGCTGCTCCTGATGCTTCTCCTACATTGTCTCCTCCAGTGACAGCATCACCTACTCCACCAACAACCTCACCTCCTTCTCCCCCTTCAGGTTCCACACCTTCACCCCCACAATCTTCGCCCTCACCACCGCCACCTTCGACACCAACCTCCCCACCACCACCTTCAACATCAACCTCTCCACCATCACCTTCAACAACAACCTCTCCACCACCACCTTCAACAACATCACCATCACCACCTCCCCCCGAGGGATCCACTCCCTCTCCTCCTCCACCTGAAGCTTCACCTTCCCCACCTGATTTGTCGCCTCCGCCGCCAGCAGCAGCAGAAGGTGGTTCTCCACCTCCTCCATCCAATCCTAGTCCTCCATCTTCAACTCCTTCTCCCCCTCCCCCCGATACGATTTCACCTTCTCCACCTCCACCAACTAATGTCCCAACACCACCTTCATCAACAGGAGAACCACCTAAAGTATCTCCCCCATCCCACAAGgtttctcctcctcctcctgatTCTCAATCTCCACCTTCAGATAACTCCCCTCCACCAAGATCCACAGTACCATCACCTCCTCCTTCAGTCCCTTCATCGTCTGCTCCTCCTCCATTTAGTGATCCTGGTTCTCCAACTAATTCTTCTGGTGGAAGTCCTGTTACCCCTCCAATTTCTGTTACACCAGAACGACCAATTCCACCAATCAATGGTACCAATACTACAGCAAATAGCTCAGCCACTGGTAAAGGGGGTTTCAGCACTGGAACATCTGTGGCAGTTGGCAGTGTGGTTGGTGTTCTATTGCTCAGTCTTGTTATCATGGCTATGTGGTTTGTTCAGAaacggaagagaagaaagaagagtaTCCCTTACACCATGGCTTCTCCTTTTTCCTCCCAAAACTCAG ATTCCGTCTTCCTAAGGCCCCATTCTTCAGTTCCTGTATTAGGAAGTCGTACTGATAGTGAGTTCAAGTATTCACCATCAGAAGGAGGTGGAGTAGGTAATTCGAGATCGTTTGCTTATGATGACCTACACCAGGCAACAAATGGGTTCTCATCGAACAATCTTTTGGGGGAAGGTGGTTTTGGTTGTGTGTACAAAGGCACCCTTGCAGATGGAAGAGACGTAGCTGTTAAACAACTTAAAGTGGGTGGTGGACAGGGAGAACGAGAGTTCAGAGCTGAAGTTGAGATTATTAGCCGAGTACACCATCGGCATTTGGTTTCCCTGGTTGGTTACTGTATCTCTGATTATCAAAGATTGCTTGTCTACGATTATGTTCCAAACAATACCCTTCATTACCATCTACACG gGGAGAACATGCCAGTTTTGGCTTGGGGTACACGTGTTCGAATTGCTGCTGGCGCAGCTCGTGGAATTGCTTATCTACATGAAGATT GTCATCCACGCATTATTCACAGGGATATTAAATCGTCTAACATTCTTCTTGATATCAACTTTGAAGCTCAG GTTGCTGATTTTGGGCTTGCTAAATTGGCACTGGATTCACATACTCATGTAACAACTCGTGTGATGGGAACCTTTGG ATATATGGCTCCAGAGTATGCAACAAGTGGGAAATTGACAGACAAATCTGATGTTTTCTCTTTTGGGGTTGTACTTTTGGAGTTGATTACTGGTCGAAAGCCTGTAGATTCTTCTCAGCCTCTAGGGGATGAGAGCTTAGTTGAATGG GCTCGACCATTGCTTGCGCAAGCTATTGAGGACGAGAATTTTGATGAATTGGTGGATCCAAGGCTAGACAACAATTACATAGATAGAGAAATGTTTCGGATGATTGAAGCAGCAGCCGCTTGCGTTCGTCATTCGGCAGTAAAGAGGCCAAGAATGAGTCAG GTGGTGAGAGCTCTAGACTCTTTAGACGAAATGTCAGATCTTGCAAATGGGGTGAAACCTGGGCAGAGTGGAGTGTTCGATTCAGCTGAACATTCTGCTCAGATTAGAATGTTTCAAAGAATGGCTTTCGGCAGTCAAGATTACAGTTACGGTTACTCCGATCGAGATCGAAGTCGAAGTTATAGTCAAAGTCAGAGTAGCTGGAGTAGAGAATCCAGAGAACAAAGTCCCTCGGCACCTATGAATCGATCCCGGCAATGGAACATCtga